From the genome of Nicotiana sylvestris chromosome 1, ASM39365v2, whole genome shotgun sequence:
atTATTGATAGAGACGACTAGGAAAATCTATGTGAAATataacaggaagggattccatcaataggggaaatcataaccttagatccttctcttaattgtttacaactcagTCATAATTAGCACTTAGTTTACTTAATTttattcagttatagttagtagaaatatcaccaagtgttattcaaaatatctAGGAAGTTGATTACGGAGAATTCGGTGAGTCTGACAATAGTAGTTGGTAGGTTAATTCCATGTGGGATTCGACCCTGGGCTAAATatccggattatatttgcagcgaccgcttgtcctttttataaggcatagttgggcgtgatcaaattttggtgccGTTGTCGGGGAATTAACAGTGTTATCAATTAcagttgaaagaaatacaaaaattcttaatgtagtcagttttctctattTTCAATCCATACATTGAAAGTTTAACATTTGTTAACTTGGTtatacaggtgcatgcctagaaactcatcgagaattGGTGAAgtgtttgaagcattatcagatcccgagaaatttttcaaggccttgaatcgggccaaccgAAAAAACAAATAACAACAATCAACTAAACAACCTGAACCAGACCTGGCAGACCAAGTTAACAACAGAGACAACAACGTGGATAACGTGGTAGACTCAGTTGTGCAGGTAGTGGCGCCTCTAGTGCCTGGGGCTCCTCTATAAGACTGGGCATAACCCACAGCAGAGAATTTGGCTATGGCAATATTAGTCCCGCAGATACAGGTTGAATCTTTTCAAATCACAtacaacatgctgcacttgttgcaaaacaaaggactattttcggggtcataCATTGAATATCCTCAACGGCACTTGAAGAATTTTCTGTCAATCTGCAATACtcaaaggcagcccaacgtaactcaggaagcaataaagttgttgttgtttccattctcagtgacaggagctaCCCATACTTGGCTAAATTCACTCCCTATTAATTCCATCACGACTTGGGAAGAATTAGTCAAACAATTTTTGAATAAGTTTCATCCACCTAACAAGACTGCTcagcaaattgatgaaattttgagcttcAGACAGAAACCAATGGAAACATTACAAGAAACATGGGAAAGATTCAAAGGGGtgttggttatatgtccgcaCCACAATATCCCAGACCAGATATTGGGCAGTGGTTTTACATGGGTATAACAGATAGCGTGAAGGCTAATGTTGATGCTTTGGCTTGTGGAGCATTTTTGAGAAAATCATGAAGAGAAAGCCAGATCCTGCTTGATAAGATGGCACAAAATTCAgggtggacaaccaggaatgcacctatcactccagtagtTCACTCAATGCCTTTAGATCTGGCCAACACTCTTGCCAAAAATATGGCCACCTTAATGACACAAATGAGCATACCCACCAAAAAAGTGGAAGAGTCCGGGCAGAAGCAGCAGGTGCACATTGTAGATACAACCAATGGGggcttatgcacatcttgcattagtcagccaattggtagcCAGTGGAATGCGGAAAGTGATCATCATCATTACTCtgaggacatgaattatgtgtctaattatagGACCAGAGAcaaggtggtcagaattggggccaaCAGAATCAGCCATACAGGCCAGTCCAGCCACAACACAACAATGGAAATATGGGAGCCATGCAACCTCACAATAATGTGGCGCCCTACCAAAGGCCACAGGGATACAACAACCAAAATCAGTAGCAGGGTTATCATCCTCCTCAGCAGTAACATGGTGGGAGACaagaagatgggtttgctagacatGAGGCAATGATGCATcaggttattgggtcaaatgcGAAAATgagtgaaagagtagatgcacatgagttAGCCATAAGGAATATTGAAGTGCAAATGGTCTAGATCTCGATGTTTTTAAATAACCGTCCTCATGGGACATTGCCTGCAGACACTCaagtaaatccaaaagatcaatgCCCGAAGCAACTGATAGCAGTAAGTTTACGTAATGGCATAGACTTAGACTTGGAGAAAGACATGGCTTGAGAAAGCAGACAGGCTGAGACACTTGcaccagtgcccattgagctagatgattcagcaaaactgacagaggtgacagtATAGCCTGCCCAGGAAGAAACCAACACACGGATTAAGGCTGAGATAGAAGCTGAGACAGCCCAGGAACCAGTAGTTAAGGTGGTGTATGACAAAGAGAAAACTCAAAtaattgggaagaagagacctccaaCTCTATTCCTATAGAGGCTGGCCAAATACCAAaaagaggaacaatacaagaaattTTTGGAGATGTTGAAataaatccaggtaaatattccattgattaatgctttgaaggagatgcgtggttatgcaaaaatgatgaaggacttgatgtcccgaaaattcGACTTCCAAGATTTGGCCACAGTGACTCTAACTCAGACCTGCAGTACTGTGGTGACTAGATCAGTTGCTGAGAAGTTGTCTGATCaagggagtttcacaattccctACATTATTGGTAACTTTGCCTTTGCCAAGGCACTCTGTGATTTGGGGGCCAGCATAAATCTTATGCCGCTGGcgatctataagaggttggggattggaagagctagacccacatctatgttgttgcagctgggtGACAGAGCTGTGAAAAGACCCTCACGTATTTTGGATGACGAGTTAGTACAGGTAGAGacatttgtgttccctgcagattttgtgattctggattgtagagtggatgaagaaattcccataatttttgGAAGGTCGTTCTTGGCCACAGGGTGAGACCTCATTAattgtgaaactggggagctcaagatgaggttgaacgatgaggagataacattcaacgtgtagaaatctatgaggcaaccaaGCGAATTCaccaattgttctcttattgatgtcgtggatgtaatcgtgGAAGAGGATGATGAGACATTGACTATTGAGGATCCTCTTGCTGCATGTATTGTGAATTTCGATAAGGTGAATGGGGAAGAATTGGCAGCATGGGTGCTAGCTCTAGAGGGCAGAGGGTTTTGGGAGAGAACACTTGAATTCGAGCCCTTGCActtagaaaatagagaaacttctccagccaagccatccatagaagaaccaccaaagctagAGTTCAAGCCACtgcccgcccatctcaggtatgcattcataggacctaactccacattacctgttattatctcatctagtttgttagatgtgcaggcacaatAGCTTTTGCAGGTACTCACGGAGTGCAAGACTACCATCAgatggaccatggcagacatcaaGCGGATCGGCCCGGCATactgtatgcataaaattctgctagaagaggggcacaaaccttccaggtaACACCAAAGGAAGCtaaaccccaacatgaaggaggAGCCattatacttgcagaaatggacggagaagtctggccaaagccgatcaattcagatgtagtcaagtgttactatgtgtaatctttatgctttccttatattatgtaaattgaactatgcttgacctgattcccatttaagaagggatacgtaggcagctctatgggttcggtcacaactaaataaaaatttcatttccccccgcaactggaaactggggcagaattttgaggaggaccctcaaaattccaaagtaattttAGCCGATCGCCACACAAGCAACAGTAagaaatgtcaacccatcaaactggggaagaattttgaggaggacccttaaaattccattagcaagagaggttgcaatgtcctgaactacgtcacagtcgccggttcatctaaaagctatttttaatttatgtcatacttttacaaaatcatgtatgtttattattgaaactgctttgtttagcaacgctaccctaaTGATATAGACGaaatcaccagatcaaagccaaacGTGTCAAGCAAAGCCCgcgaggatacgaactaacctcccccttaaaaactcacaatttttctttggatacaggcactaggattgcgaaatcattaaacatattgtgcgcccatgggacaaacattgttTAAAATacgactctcagaaccgttgcacttgccaacatttgctatcagcatacACAAGTAATGCTCCgtagtcacaatgctcccagtaatcacaatgccgcaatctgctgttagctaagaaaactctattgtcatttgttattttatttcttgcataaggctaccattatgccttccgagactaaacactatctccatctgcacttgcattacataaggctaccattctgctttctaacttgtataaggctaccattctgccttctgaggttaagttctacctccacctgcatttgcattgcataaggctaccattctgccttccgatttgcataaggttacccttctgccttccgagactaaacactgtctccatttgcatctgcattgcataaggctaccattctgccttccgaggttaagttctaccttCACCtgtatttgcattgcataaggctaccattctgccttccaatttgcataaggataCCCTTCTTCCTTTCAAGACAAACattgtctccatttgcatctACATTGCAAAAgtctactattctgccttccaatctacataaggctaccattctgccttctgagactaaacactGTTTCCATTTGCacttgcattgtataaggctaccattctgccttccaatctgtataaggctaccattctgccttccgaga
Proteins encoded in this window:
- the LOC138873479 gene encoding uncharacterized protein: MRGYAKMMKDLMSRKFDFQDLATVTLTQTCSTVVTRSVAEKLSDQGSFTIPYIIGNFAFAKALCDLGASINLMPLAIYKRLGIGRARPTSMLLQLGDRAVKRPSRILDDELVQVETFVFPADFVILDCRVDEEIPIIFGRSFLATG